CGCAGCGAAAACCTCCGGATCCGCTTCCTGGTCGAGGAACCGGCGAAGGACGAGGACGAGATCATCGCCACCAAGGCGGCCGAAAAATACAGTGGCCGCGGCGCCGCCTTCAAGGCCGCCAAGGCGGCTGCGGCGATTCCGGTGGATGCCCGCGCCCTCGGCATCAAGCTGATCGACATCAAGCTGGTCGATCCGAATGCGCCGGTGCCCGCCGCGCCGCTGGCCGGCTGAATCCATTCGATAAACCGGCGGTCCGCAAAAGTTCTTTTAAATCACAGCAAATAGAACTATAAGGGCTGCCGGTTTCGTTTTGTGCACTGCCTCAGCAGGAAACGAACAAGCCCACCATCGAAACTATTCGTCCTGACCGGTTGTTGTCCCCCTCAACCGACGTCAGGATTTTTGTCATTCCTCAGGGCGGAAATAAAGTTTTAATCGCACATGGAAAAAGTGCCGATGACCGTCGCGGGCTACCAGGTTCTCGACGATGAACTGAAGCGTTTGAAGTCGGTCGAGCGCCCGAGCGTGATCGCCGCCATTTCGGAAGCGCGCGCCCATGGCGACCTGTCCGAAAACGCCGAATACCATGCCGCCAAGGAGCGCCGGGGCTGGATCGAGGGCCAGATCGCCGAGATCGAGGACAAGATCAGCCGCGCCCAGGTGATCGATGTATCGAAGCTCTCCGGCAATAAGATCAAGTTCGGCGCCACGGTCACCGTGATCGACGAAGACACTGAGGAAGAAGGCCGCTACCAGGTGGTCGGCGACCACGAGGCCGACGTGAAATCGGGCAAGATTTCGCTGTCGTCGCCGCTGTCGCGCGCCATGATCGGCAAGGAGGTCGGTGATGTCGTCGAGGTCCAGACCCCCGGCGGCGTCAAGGCGTATGAAATTCTCAAGGTTGAATGGCTCTGACGGAATTGCAGAGGCCAATAAGGTCTTGCTTTTTTGCGCTGCGATGAAGACAACGACTTGCGCGGGTCCGATTAAAGTCAGATCCGCGCACGTTTTTGACGTTTATTGTGAATCGCCCGGCCAGGCCGTGTGAGGATGGGAGTGAGGGATGCCTCTGCCGCTCATAATCTGGGCCGTGTCCGATGGACGGGCGGGCATTGAAAACCAGGTTCTGGGATTGGCAGAAGCCGTGGCGCGGATCAGTCCGGCCAAGATCATCAAGAAGCGCATTCGTTACAACGATCTGTTCGATCGCCTGCCTTCGGCGCTCAAGATCATGCCCGATCGCATGTTAAGCCCCGGGAGCGATACGCTGGATGCCCCCTGGCCGGATATCTGGATCGCCGCGGGCCGCGCCACCATTCCGCACAGCAGCCGGATGCGCGCCCGGTCCAAAGGACAGACCTTCGTCGTCCAGCTTCAGGATCCGCGCCATAACCTGAAGGCGTTCGACCTCGTCATCGCGCCCGAACATGATCATGTCGAAGGCGGGAATGTCCTGTCGATCATCGGCTCCACCAACCGTATCGAAGCCACGAAGCTGAACAATGGCCTCAAGGCGTGGCGCAACAAGCTGAAGGGCCTGCCGAAGCCGCGCGTCGCCGTGCTGATCGGCGGACGGTCGAAAGCCTATGACCTTGACGCCGCCCATGCCCGCATACTCGCCGAAGAGGTTCATGCCGCCATTACCCAGGTCAAGGGCTCCGTGCTGCTGACCGTGTCACGCCGCACGCCGCTGGAGGCCCGCGTGGCGATCGAGGACATTCTGAAAGACCTGCCCGGCATCATCTATGACGGTCTGGGCGAAAATCCCTATTTTGCCTTCCTCAAGGCCGCCGATCATTTCCTGGTGACGGAGGACTCGGTCAATATGGTCACCGAAGCCGCGTCCACCGGCAAGTCGATCCAGATCCTCAGCCTGGAACGGCGCTCTCTCGGTTCCGGGGAAAAATTCGAGGATTTTCACGAGACCCTGCGCGCCAAGGGCATTACCCATCCGTTTAACGGCACTCTGGCGGGCGCCTCCTATCCGCCGCTCGATGAAACCCGCCGCGCCGCCGAATACCTGCTGGATATGTATCACAGCCGGAAATAACCAAAAAAACAGCCGGCGAAGCTCTCACTCTTCGCCGGCTGTTTTATAAGGGCTGAATACGTTGGGTTAAACGTGTCGACCCCGCATCATGCGGCCGAGCGCAATCAGGATACAGGCGCCAATAATGCCGGCAATCAGGTAACCGATCACGCCGCCGAAGCCGATACCGACCATCGAAAACAGGGCGTTGGCGACGATCGAGCCGACAATACCCAGGATGATGTTCATCAGAAGCCCCTGGTTGGACTTCATGATCTGCTCAGCGACCCAGCCGGCGGCCGCCCCTACAATAATGGCCAGAAGCCAGCCAATGCCTTGTTCTTGCATGATATCACCTCTTTCATGACCTCCGCGAACAGCCCGCGGATTTAGGACAAGCCTAATCTGCCCAAAAAGGTTTTGGGATATGGTTCGGCGGCCAGATTGCAAAGTTTCGGAAAAGAACAAGGGTGTTGAAAAGCGCGTCCGCGCTTTAATTCCTGATGACATTCGCCGCATCACTACCTATCTAATGGCCGTTAACTTTTCCGATTCCGCAGGTTCCCGTCATGTCCAAGCCCCGTCCCCTTCGCTGCGCCATCATCGGCACCGGCCCTGCCGGCTGGACTGCCGCCATCTATGCCGCGCGCGGCCTGTTATCGCCGGTTATCTTCACCGGCCCGCAGGACGGCGGCCAGTTGACGATCACCACGGACGTGGAAAACTATCCCGGTTTCGCCGAGGTGGTGCAGGGCCCGTGGCTGATGGACCAGATGAAGGCCCAGGCCGTGCATATGGGCACCGAAATCATCGGCGAGATCGTGACGAAGGCTGATCTTTCGAAGCGCCCCTTCCTGCTGGAAACCGAGAGCGGCGCGCAGTTCCTGGCCGAGACAGTCATTATCGCCACCGGCGCCCAGGCCAAGTGGCTGGGCCTCGAATCTGAAAAAACCTATCAGGGCTTTGGCGTATCGGCCTGCGCCACCTGCGACGGCTTCTTCTACCGCAACAAGGTGGTGGCCGTGGTCGGCGGCGGCAATACGGCGGTCGAAGAGGCGCTGTTCCTCACCAAGTTCGCCGCCAAGGTCTATCTGATCCACCGCCGTGAACAGCTTCGCGCCGAGAAGATCCTGGTCGAGCGTCTGCTCAATGATCCGAAGATCGAGCCGATCTGGAATGTCGCCATTGATGAAATCCTGGGCGAGACCAATGAATTCGGCGGCGCGGGCGTGGTTGGCGTGCGCCTGCAGGACGTCAATACCGGCGAAAACCGCGTCGTTGATCTCGACGGCGTCTTTATCGCCATTGGCCACGCGCCGTCGTCGCAGCTCTTCGAGGGACAACTGGAAACCAAGTCCGGCGGTTATCTGGTCGTTGAACCCGGCACGCCGAAAACCTCGATCAAGGGCGTCTTCGCTGCGGGTGACGTCACCGACGATGTCTATCGCCAGGCTGTCACGGCCGCCGGCATGGGCTGCCAGGCGGCGCTGGAAGCCATCCGTCTGATCGCGGAAGAGGACCATCACCACAGCCTGCTGACCGCGAAAGAAATCGCTGAAGATTTTTCGCACCTGACCCTTGAACAGCAGAAAGTCGCTACCAAATCTTAAAGCGAAGGCGCCGATAACGGGCCTTCTGGTTTAGCAACACCGCCCAGTTGGGGGTGTAGATGTTGAGCCAAATCAAACCTTTACGGGTGAAGAAGCAGCGCGTCTGCACACCTGTAATGTCTCGCTTTTTGAAGGAGAGCCCTATGCGTACCGCAATCGATTTTTCCCCACTGTACCGTTCCGCCGTTGGCTTTGACCGCCTGGTCAATCTGCTCGACAGCGCCGCCCGCACCGATACGGCGCCGGGCTGGCCGCCTTACAATATCGAGCGCCTGCCGGCCGCCGAAGGCGAAGACCAGGGAGATTCCTACCGCATCGAAGTGGCTGTCGCCGGCTTCCGCCCCGATCAGCTCAATATCGAGGTGAAGGAAAACGTCCTGACCGTTACCGGCAAGAAGGACGATGACGCCACCACCCGCACCTTCCTGCATCGTGGCCTCGCCGAACGGTCGTTTGAGCGCCGCTTCCAGCTCGCCGATCATATCAAGGTGACCGAAGCCGACCTCGCCAACGGCCTGCTCTCGATCAC
This sequence is a window from Asticcacaulis sp.. Protein-coding genes within it:
- the greA gene encoding transcription elongation factor GreA; the protein is MEKVPMTVAGYQVLDDELKRLKSVERPSVIAAISEARAHGDLSENAEYHAAKERRGWIEGQIAEIEDKISRAQVIDVSKLSGNKIKFGATVTVIDEDTEEEGRYQVVGDHEADVKSGKISLSSPLSRAMIGKEVGDVVEVQTPGGVKAYEILKVEWL
- a CDS encoding mitochondrial fission ELM1 family protein translates to MPLPLIIWAVSDGRAGIENQVLGLAEAVARISPAKIIKKRIRYNDLFDRLPSALKIMPDRMLSPGSDTLDAPWPDIWIAAGRATIPHSSRMRARSKGQTFVVQLQDPRHNLKAFDLVIAPEHDHVEGGNVLSIIGSTNRIEATKLNNGLKAWRNKLKGLPKPRVAVLIGGRSKAYDLDAAHARILAEEVHAAITQVKGSVLLTVSRRTPLEARVAIEDILKDLPGIIYDGLGENPYFAFLKAADHFLVTEDSVNMVTEAASTGKSIQILSLERRSLGSGEKFEDFHETLRAKGITHPFNGTLAGASYPPLDETRRAAEYLLDMYHSRK
- a CDS encoding GlsB/YeaQ/YmgE family stress response membrane protein, giving the protein MQEQGIGWLLAIIVGAAAGWVAEQIMKSNQGLLMNIILGIVGSIVANALFSMVGIGFGGVIGYLIAGIIGACILIALGRMMRGRHV
- the trxB gene encoding thioredoxin-disulfide reductase: MSKPRPLRCAIIGTGPAGWTAAIYAARGLLSPVIFTGPQDGGQLTITTDVENYPGFAEVVQGPWLMDQMKAQAVHMGTEIIGEIVTKADLSKRPFLLETESGAQFLAETVIIATGAQAKWLGLESEKTYQGFGVSACATCDGFFYRNKVVAVVGGGNTAVEEALFLTKFAAKVYLIHRREQLRAEKILVERLLNDPKIEPIWNVAIDEILGETNEFGGAGVVGVRLQDVNTGENRVVDLDGVFIAIGHAPSSQLFEGQLETKSGGYLVVEPGTPKTSIKGVFAAGDVTDDVYRQAVTAAGMGCQAALEAIRLIAEEDHHHSLLTAKEIAEDFSHLTLEQQKVATKS
- a CDS encoding Hsp20 family protein yields the protein MRTAIDFSPLYRSAVGFDRLVNLLDSAARTDTAPGWPPYNIERLPAAEGEDQGDSYRIEVAVAGFRPDQLNIEVKENVLTVTGKKDDDATTRTFLHRGLAERSFERRFQLADHIKVTEADLANGLLSITLKLEVPEAKKAKTIAIKTANTNDSAPVLTAAE